A genomic window from Salvelinus namaycush isolate Seneca chromosome 21, SaNama_1.0, whole genome shotgun sequence includes:
- the nfat5a gene encoding nuclear factor of activated T-cells 5a: MPSDFISLSSDLDLNSPKSLYSKESVYDLLPKELQLQPSSSKTDTPTMSQKSGGEAGQPPSASLASDATSSTSSPSPSSSQDMGDPCTTGPRPSTAPSTSAMEQPQPPILHHHPSSAPREGSGDPGGSEMQGVEGALSTLGSGGCSGTSSGTGGGEPGAGGVGAQQQQPQNTPSKRRPVLSISPPPEDLFDDSNMSCQEDPAPAGPAGPDSEHSSSIWADDSASNFSLISSSSYNDNTEVPRKSRKRTPRQRPGPKPAPPEDSMDVFDADSAKAPHFVLSQLGPDKAKPSSLEAGCLLKGCLLSGQYPQKSEGKELKILLQPETQHRARYLTEGSRGSVKDRTQQGFPTVKLEGVSEPVVLQVFVASDTGRVKPHGFYQACRVTGRNTKACKEVDIEGTTVIEVPLEPSNAMSLAVDCVGILKLRNADVEARIGVAGSKKKSTRARLAFRVNIPHADGSVLTLQTTSSPILCTQPAGVPEILKKSLHSCSVRGGEELFIIGKNFLKGTKVIFQENPADDNSWQAEAEIDMELFHQNHVIVKVPPYHNLSVSSPVSVGVYIMTNAGRSHDVQPFTYTPDSEHSLDMSVKTEGSSLAKACSFQDQIKSLASDPAQSAGELVKRQEVTPMEVSSNTPSTALFKPSSDTLVSVQQTLELSSSTPPSTESFPSPMPLQPGEVDFPQSPVFPSLEPLCTIQKQDLAPTTSFPVSSDNTTLPPVPPEVPQQFLRDPQESLPQDSSNPSSEVVVVGMSQMAPHSQPQLPLFPQDGVAQLERAVRELQAGGSDLVQQVMEAAVAQQQLNSVLYSPTPSTDSLQQHVQDTMNSLRLGGAEGSLATQHLQIQQQQQQILGNMHQQQQQLHQQQVLGNIQLQQQLLLQPQDQQLQQQILGNLQQHQQFQQQQVLGNIQLHDHQQLQQQQQVLDNLQQQNQALGNMQQHQLHQQQLQQQLQTELLQPQIHSAQPQQQPVSLLQKTGELLTIQTSSFPQEPHSHSSPPQQLFQSPRPLSETSSPQHQAALLQNTLTVLTSGSLSQEQQATGSTLFLSPNTLSNQGSQQQLAFLSSMETSACEPQTMSMFQAQQQQSTPMDHQQSLQQTQLQQTQQLPMAQQSSLFQTSTLPPSQHPQPQPTGLLLCTASLKPQALPPALLFSTQAHGSSNSTPCPQDSPASLLFSQPTMVGVRVEVAQTDPVEPMLFQDQSSSVGGTPAPRNTPPQGLFQGQQPMQVGSSSVSGPPSQQVELFLPQGSLSGLQGSMATQELGNQAAAGETIFVMQSGLGVVGLQSTTSSPGKRPPEQLFQMGVNGNVGQPGGQPNLFVFGLQNDSSQLMTSSGSTMSAQSQPQNHNPLQASHIQPLMDPNMAQTTTPMQTNLQTPMQTGLQNAMSSLENALQANLQTPMQTNIQTAMQTNIQTTIETTPMQTNLQTPMQTNLQTPMSTSQNMEKIEDLLESLQEQ; this comes from the exons CTACCTCAGCAATGGAACAGCCCCAGCCCCCCATCCTCCACCACCATCCCAGCAGTGCCCCTAGAGAGGGTTCCGGAGACCCAGGGGGATCAGAGATGCAGGGGGTAGAGGGAGCTCTGTCTACCCTTGGAAGTGGAGGCTGCAGTGGGACCAGCTctggaacaggaggaggagagccagGAGCAGGGGGGGTGGGagcccagcagcagcagccccaGAACACCCCCTCTAAGCGGAGGCCAGTGCTGAGCATCTCCCCCCCTCCAGAGGACTTATTTGATGACAGCAATATGTCCTGCCAGGAGGATCCAGCCCCGGCTGGGCCAGCAGGGCCAGACTCAGAACACAGCAGCAGCATCTGGGCCGACGACTCAGCCTCCAACTTCAGCCTGATCAGCTCCAGCTCCTACAACGACAACACAGAGGTCCCCCGCAAATCCCGTAAACGCACCCCCCGCCAGCGGCCCGGGCCCAAGCCTGCACCCCCAGAGGACAGCATGGACGTGTTTGATGCAGACAGTGCCAAGGCCCCACACTTTGTCCTGTCTCAGCTGGGCCCAGACAAGGCCAAGCCCAG TTCTCTGGAGGCTGGGTGTCTGCTGAAGGGATGTCTTCTGTCAGGTCAGTACCCCCAGAAGAGTGAGGGCAAGGAACTGAAGATCCTGTTGCAGCCAGAGACCCAGCACCGGGCACGCTACCTGACCGAGGGCAGCCGCGGCTCTGTCAAAGACCGCACCCAACAGGGCTTTCCCACGGTCAAG ttAGAGGGTGTTAGTGAGCCGGTGGTGCTGCAGGTGTTTGTGGCCAGTGACACAGGCAGAGTGAAGCCTCATGGGTTCTACCAGGCCTGCAGGGTGACAGGCCGCAATACCAAAGCCTGCAAGGAAGTGGACATCGAGGGAACCACTGTCATAGAGGTCCCTCTGGAGCCCAGCAACGCCATGTCACTAGC GGTTGACTGTGTGGGGATCCTGAAGCTGCGTAACGCTGACGTGGAGGCTCGTATTGGGGTTGCCGGGTCCAAGAAAAAGAGCACCCGGGCCAGGCTGGCCTTTAGAGTCAACATCCCCCATGCTGATGGGTCTGTCCTTACCCTGCAGACCACCTCCTCACCCATCCTCTGCA CCCAGCCAGCGGGGGTGCCAGAGATCCTGAAGAAGAGTCTCCACAGCTGTTCAGTGAGAGGAGGCGAGGAGCTCTTCATCATAGGGAAGAACTTCCTCAAAGGAACCAAGGTCATCTTCCAGGAGAACCCAGCAG ATGATAACTCGTGGCAGGCCGAGGCAGAGATCGACATGGAGCTGTTCCATCAG AATCATGTGATCGTGAAGGTTCCTCCCTAccacaacctgtctgtctcctctcctgtctctgtgggCGTCTACATCATGACCAATGCCGGGAGGTCACATGACGTACAGCCCTTCACATATACCCCAGACTCAG AGCACTCCCTGGACATGTCTGTGAAGACAGAGGGGTCTTCTCTGGCTAAGGCCTGCAGCTTCCAGGACCAGATCAAGTCTCTGGCCTCTGACCCTGCCCAGTCTGCTGGTGAACTGGTCAAACGACAGGAGGTCACCCCTATGGAGGTCTCCAGCAATACCCCATCCACAGCACTCTTCAAG CCATCGTCTGACACCCTCGTCTCGGTCCAGCAAACCCTGGAGCTGAGCTCCAGCACCCCGCCTAGCACTGAGTCCTTCCCCAGCCCCATGCCTCTCCAGCCTGGGGAGGTTGACTTCCCCCAGTCCCCGGTCTTCCCCTCCCTGGAGCCCCTCTGCACCATCCAGAAGCAGGACCTCGCCCCCACCacctccttccctgtctccaGCGACAACACCACCCTCCCCCCTGTCCCCCCAGAGGTACCCCAGCAGTTCCTCCGGGACCCCCAGGAGAGCCTGCCTCAAGATTCCTCCAACCCCAGCAGTGAGGTGGTGGTAGTGGGcatgtcccagatggcaccccaCTCCCAGCCCCAGCTCCCCCTGTTCCCCCAGGACGGGGTGGCCCAGCTGGAGAGGGCAGTAAGGGAGCTCCAGGCAGGGGGAAGCGACCTGGTACAACAGGTTATGGAGGCAGCAGTGGCTCAACAGCAGCTCAACTCAGTGTTGTACAGCCCCACACCCTCCACTGACTCACTGCAGCAACACGTACAGGACACCATGAACAGCCTGAGACTGGGGGGAGCTGAGGGCTCTCTGGCCACACAACACCTACAGatacaacagcaacaacagcagatCCTTGGCAACATGcatcaacagcagcagcagttacATCAACAGCAAGTCCTTGGCAACATACAGCTACAACAGCAATTATTATTACAGCCACAGGATCAACAACTGCAGCAACAGATACTGGGTAACCTACAACAACATCAACAGTTTCAGCAGCAGCAGGTACTTGGAAACATACAGCTACATGATCATCAACAacttcagcagcagcaacaagtACTGGACAACCTACAACAACAAAACCAAGCACTAGGCAACATGCAACAGCACCAGCTACATCAACAACAGTTACAACAGCAGCTCCAGACTGAGCTCCTCCAGCCCCAGATCCACTCAGCTCAGCCCCAGCAGCAGCCTGTGTCTCTCCTCCAGAAGACTGGGGAGCTGCTCACCATCCAGACCTCCAGCTTCCCCCAGGAGCCCCactcccactcctctcctccccagcagCTCTTCCAGTCCCCCAGGCCTCTGTCAGAGACCTCCAGCCCCCAGCACCAGGCTGCCCTGCTGCAGAACACTCTGACTGTGCTGACCAGTGGTAGCCTCAGTCAGGAGCAGCAGGCCACAGGGTCCACACTGTTCCTTTCTCCCAACACTCTCTCTAACCAGGGTAGTCAACAGCAGCTAGCGTTCCTGTCCTCCATGGAGACATCAGCCTGTGAGCCCCAGACGATGTCAATGTTCCAGGCCCAGCAGCAGCAGAGCACCCCCATGGACCATCAGCAGTCCCTTCAGCAGACACAACTACAGCAAACCCAGCAGCTTCCCATGGCTCAGCAGAGCTCCTTGTTCCAGACTAGCACTCTGCCCCCCAGCCAGCACCCTCAGCCCCAGCCCACCGGCCTCCTCCTCTGCACCGCCTCCCTCAAACCCCAGGCTCTGCCCCCAGCCCTCCTCTTTAGTACCCAGGCCCATGGCTCCTCCAACAGCACCCCTTGCCCCCAAGACAGCCCTGCTTCCCTCTTGTTCTCCCAGCCCACCatggtgggggtcagggttgAGGTGGCCCAGACAGACCCAGTAGAGCCCATGTTATTCCAGGACCAGAGCTCCTCTGTAGGGGGGACCCCTGCCCCCAGAAATACCCCTCCGCAGGGTCTGTTCCAGGGGCAGCAACCTATGCAGGTGGGCTCCAGCTCAGTTAGTGGCCCTCCCAGCCAGCAGGTGGAGCTGTTCCTGCCACAGGGTTCTCTTTCTGGTCTGCAGGGCAGCATGGCCACACAGGAACTAGGAAACCAGGCTGCAGCAGGGGAAACTATCTTTGTAATGCAGAGTGGGCTGGGGGTTGTGGGACTGCAAAGTACCACATCCTCCCCTGGTAAGAGACCCCCAGAGCAGCTGTTCCAGATGGGAGTGAACGGGAACGTTGGCCAGCCAGGAGGACAACCCAATCTGTTTGTGTTTGGCCTCCAGAACG attcCTCCCAGCTGATGACGTCCTCTGGTTCTACAATGTCTGCCCAGAGCCAGCCCCAGAACCACAACCCTTTGCAGGCCAGCCACATCCAGCCTCTCATGGACCCAAACATGGCCCAGACCACCACACCCATGCAGACTAATCTTCAGACACCCATGCAGACTGGTCTACAAAACGCCATGAGTAGCTTAGAAAATGCCTTGCAGGCCAACCTACAGACCCCAATGCAGACCAACATACAGACTGCAATGCAGACCAATATACAGACTACCATAGAAACAACCCCCATGCAGACCAACCTCCAGACCCCCATGCAGACCAACCTCCAGACCCCCATGAGCACCTCCCAGAACATGGAGAAGATAGAGGACCTGCTGGAGAGCCTACAGGAGCAGTGA